In Solibacillus isronensis, one DNA window encodes the following:
- a CDS encoding TRAP transporter permease, with the protein MTEKKVAVDTEALHESLTLEQQQELLEKYDLESNQRNPQNFMKHFIYFGLLAFTLFQVYTAIFGQFPAQIQRTVHIGFALTFVFLLFPASRKLSKRTIPFYDYILAVIAIIVGSYWVINYDRLVQSLGQLQTMDFYIGILAVIIVLEGARRAVGLPITIIAGLFLLYAFYGQYMPDFMAHRGQSLDSIVNLMFFSTDGILGTPLAVSSTFIFAFLLFGAFLVKTGVGEYFNDLAIAIAGKLTGGPAKVAIFSSALQGTISGSSVANVVTSGSYTIPMMKRLGYNKNFAGAVEASASTGGQLMPPIMGAAAFLMVEFIGRGVTYWDIAKAAAIPAVLYFTGIWIMTHFEAKRLGLRGLKDEEMPDRSKVFKKIYLLIPIVLIIILMMSGVPVIHAALYGIISCIVVGFINPDVKFGFKEIIDGMVEGARSALAVAAATACAGIIVGVVVKTGLGLSLANSLVKLAGGSIILTLFFVMIASLILGMGAPTTANYVITSTIAAPAIIALLAPDVAASAAPLIVVLSAHFFVFYFGIIADITPPVALAAFAASGISGGDPIRTGVNSAKLAIAAFIIPYMIVFSPALLMIDVTIWQILWVVFTAIMGMIAIGVGIIGYWYRPVSWIERIILLGAGLAMIYPESLSDTIGLIVFGVMFVIQYITRNKGNGSKVAIS; encoded by the coding sequence ATGACTGAGAAGAAAGTGGCGGTAGATACAGAAGCTTTACACGAATCACTTACTTTGGAACAGCAGCAAGAATTACTTGAAAAATATGATTTGGAATCAAATCAGCGTAACCCGCAAAATTTCATGAAGCATTTCATCTATTTTGGTTTACTTGCATTTACACTTTTCCAAGTTTACACAGCAATTTTCGGACAGTTTCCTGCACAAATTCAGCGTACGGTTCACATTGGATTTGCTTTGACGTTTGTGTTTTTACTCTTCCCAGCAAGCCGTAAGCTATCAAAACGGACAATTCCGTTTTATGACTATATTTTAGCTGTTATTGCTATTATTGTAGGGAGTTATTGGGTAATCAATTATGACCGGCTCGTTCAAAGTTTAGGTCAACTACAAACAATGGATTTCTATATCGGAATACTGGCAGTAATTATCGTATTGGAAGGTGCCCGTAGAGCGGTCGGTTTACCAATCACTATTATTGCCGGGCTGTTTTTACTTTACGCATTTTATGGTCAGTATATGCCGGACTTTATGGCACACCGAGGTCAAAGTTTGGATAGTATTGTGAACTTAATGTTCTTCTCGACAGACGGGATTTTAGGGACACCATTAGCAGTATCTTCTACATTTATTTTTGCGTTCCTATTATTCGGCGCGTTCCTTGTAAAAACAGGGGTAGGGGAATACTTTAATGACTTAGCGATTGCGATTGCCGGAAAATTAACAGGTGGTCCTGCAAAAGTTGCAATTTTCTCATCTGCACTGCAAGGTACAATTTCAGGAAGTTCTGTAGCAAACGTAGTAACTTCAGGTTCATATACGATTCCGATGATGAAACGTCTCGGCTACAACAAAAACTTTGCTGGTGCTGTAGAGGCATCGGCATCTACAGGTGGACAGTTAATGCCGCCAATCATGGGTGCTGCTGCGTTCTTAATGGTTGAGTTTATCGGTCGTGGTGTCACATATTGGGATATTGCCAAGGCTGCGGCTATTCCGGCAGTTCTATACTTTACAGGTATTTGGATCATGACACACTTTGAAGCAAAGCGTTTAGGATTACGTGGCTTAAAAGATGAAGAAATGCCAGATCGTTCTAAAGTATTCAAGAAAATTTATCTACTTATTCCGATTGTACTGATTATCATTCTAATGATGTCAGGTGTACCGGTAATTCACGCGGCGCTTTACGGAATTATTTCTTGTATAGTTGTCGGGTTCATTAATCCTGACGTGAAATTCGGCTTTAAAGAAATTATCGATGGAATGGTTGAGGGTGCACGCTCGGCATTAGCAGTTGCTGCTGCAACAGCTTGTGCGGGTATTATTGTAGGTGTTGTTGTAAAGACAGGATTAGGGCTGTCTCTTGCAAACAGCTTAGTAAAATTAGCAGGAGGCAGTATTATCCTTACGTTATTCTTTGTAATGATTGCTTCGTTAATTTTAGGTATGGGTGCACCGACAACGGCAAACTATGTTATTACATCAACGATTGCTGCACCAGCAATCATTGCCTTACTAGCGCCGGACGTAGCGGCAAGTGCAGCTCCACTGATTGTAGTTTTATCAGCGCACTTCTTCGTGTTCTATTTCGGTATTATTGCGGATATTACACCGCCTGTTGCGCTCGCCGCCTTTGCAGCATCCGGTATTTCTGGAGGAGATCCGATTCGTACTGGTGTGAACTCCGCGAAGCTTGCCATCGCGGCATTCATTATTCCGTACATGATTGTCTTCTCACCGGCACTGCTTATGATTGATGTAACGATCTGGCAAATTTTATGGGTAGTGTTCACTGCGATTATGGGTATGATTGCAATAGGTGTCGGAATTATTGGCTACTGGTACCGCCCTGTAAGCTGGATTGAACGTATTATTTTATTGGGTGCAGGTTTAGCAATGATTTACCCTGAATCACTGTCGGATACAATTGGACTTATTGTATTTGGAGTTATGTTCGTGATTCAATATATTACTAGAAATAAAGGAAACGGTTCCAAAGTGGCCATTTCATAA
- a CDS encoding DUF1850 domain-containing protein: MIFTHSIHLTDVTESYKVLPTNELQLLAMEYTDVAIGMPGHAEEGQTLQYEDGVYTLQYNDAKLENFTLHIGNVDYKLNLQHRGKIIPLKKHLVRGKSYMVTIQKLSLYDKLKGVELDD; encoded by the coding sequence ATGATTTTTACTCATTCCATACATTTAACGGATGTAACAGAGAGTTATAAAGTGCTGCCTACAAATGAACTTCAGCTGCTTGCAATGGAGTATACGGATGTGGCAATAGGGATGCCAGGGCATGCTGAAGAAGGGCAGACACTACAATATGAAGATGGGGTCTATACACTTCAGTACAATGATGCAAAATTAGAAAATTTTACGTTACATATCGGGAATGTCGACTATAAATTAAATCTTCAGCATAGAGGGAAAATCATTCCTTTAAAAAAGCATTTAGTACGAGGGAAATCCTATATGGTAACGATTCAAAAATTGTCTTTATATGACAAATTGAAAGGAGTCGAATTAGATGACTGA
- a CDS encoding superoxide dismutase family protein, whose translation MRVICLFVFVLLLSGCSLFQKETVPVSAPETLSAKAQMYDTKNNLVGEVLFKESSKGVELTAVLNSLPPGDHGIHLHEVGKCEPPSFESAGAHFNPMKKQHGVNNPEGPHLGDLPNITADEAGKVELNFVTADFTLEKGKENSLFDADGTAVVIHEKADDYKTDPSGNSGARIVCGVVE comes from the coding sequence GTGCGAGTAATTTGCTTATTCGTATTTGTACTATTATTAAGCGGATGCAGTTTATTTCAAAAGGAAACAGTTCCGGTAAGTGCACCGGAAACATTATCTGCAAAGGCGCAGATGTATGATACAAAAAACAATCTAGTTGGTGAAGTTTTATTTAAAGAATCGTCTAAAGGAGTCGAACTGACTGCTGTATTAAATAGTTTACCGCCGGGTGATCATGGAATCCATCTGCATGAAGTAGGGAAGTGTGAACCACCTAGCTTTGAATCGGCAGGAGCTCATTTCAACCCTATGAAAAAGCAGCATGGCGTGAATAACCCAGAAGGTCCGCATTTAGGGGATTTACCGAATATTACTGCTGATGAAGCTGGTAAAGTTGAGTTGAATTTTGTGACAGCTGATTTTACACTTGAAAAAGGAAAAGAAAATTCGCTGTTTGATGCAGATGGCACCGCAGTTGTCATTCATGAAAAAGCGGATGATTACAAAACAGATCCGTCAGGAAATTCAGGTGCGCGTATTGTTTGTGGAGTAGTCGAATAA
- a CDS encoding TAXI family TRAP transporter solute-binding subunit, with protein sequence MFKSKNMLFLLVLSAFILVLAACGGDDDAETSTSTGTETSTGTDKTDSGSEKADFGDVRFLSILTGGTQGTYYPLGGTFADLITTDTGVKTTAEVSQASAANMTALAAGDGEVAFVQTDIAYYATQGTLMFEGQKIDSVVALGALYPETVQLVTLADSGIKTFADLKGKKVSVGAPGSGTYANAEQLLEIHGLSIKDDIQAQNLDFGESTDGIQSGQIDAAFITAGYPTGAVEALNATNGVHIIPVEADKAAELIEKYPYYAVDNIPAGTYGLEAEVPAVSVGAMLAVNKDLPEDLVYAMTKAIYDNTDKIGHAKGEFIKAETGLDGIGIDVHPGAQRYFDEVK encoded by the coding sequence ATGTTCAAATCTAAAAATATGCTTTTCTTATTAGTACTAAGTGCATTCATTTTAGTCCTGGCTGCATGTGGTGGGGATGATGATGCTGAAACATCAACTTCAACTGGTACTGAAACATCTACAGGTACTGACAAAACGGATTCTGGCTCTGAAAAGGCAGATTTCGGAGATGTTAGGTTTTTAAGTATCTTAACAGGTGGTACGCAAGGGACTTACTATCCATTAGGAGGAACTTTTGCGGATTTAATTACAACGGATACAGGGGTAAAAACAACTGCTGAGGTATCACAAGCTTCTGCAGCAAACATGACAGCTTTAGCTGCAGGTGACGGTGAAGTTGCGTTCGTTCAAACAGATATCGCTTACTATGCAACTCAAGGAACTTTAATGTTCGAAGGGCAAAAAATTGACTCTGTAGTTGCATTAGGCGCTTTATATCCGGAAACAGTTCAATTAGTAACATTAGCTGATTCAGGCATTAAAACATTTGCAGATTTAAAAGGTAAAAAAGTTTCTGTAGGTGCACCAGGTTCTGGTACTTATGCAAACGCTGAGCAATTATTGGAAATCCACGGATTATCAATTAAAGATGATATTCAAGCACAAAACTTAGACTTCGGTGAATCTACTGACGGTATTCAATCAGGTCAAATTGATGCAGCATTTATTACAGCTGGTTACCCAACTGGTGCTGTTGAAGCTTTAAATGCAACAAATGGGGTGCACATCATTCCAGTTGAAGCAGACAAAGCGGCAGAGTTAATCGAGAAGTACCCGTACTATGCTGTGGATAATATTCCTGCTGGCACATACGGTTTAGAAGCAGAAGTTCCTGCTGTTTCTGTAGGTGCAATGTTAGCAGTAAATAAAGACCTGCCAGAAGATTTAGTGTATGCAATGACAAAAGCAATCTATGATAATACAGATAAAATTGGTCACGCTAAAGGCGAATTTATTAAAGCTGAAACAGGCTTAGACGGAATCGGTATTGACGTACACCCAGGTGCACAAAGATACTTTGATGAAGTGAAGTAA